In Corynebacterium nuruki S6-4, the following proteins share a genomic window:
- the rfbD gene encoding dTDP-4-dehydrorhamnose reductase has product MRIIATGATGQVGRELVALGAEPLTRRELDLTGGSRDTVMTAARRLFDGADAVIHTAAFTAVDAAEDPSNAAEVTAVNAVAPGLLARAAREVGARFLHVSTDYVFSGRPAGDRPWRVDDPVRPVNVYGATKEQGERGVLDAGGTVVRTSWVWSGPAAPGKDFVTTMAELAGRGVDPQVVDDQTGRPTYAPDLAAGLWDLVRRPDAATPGILNYTNSGEPVTWCGLARAVFAGLGHDPERVRPCTTAEYPTPAPRPEWSVLDLAPWTAAVGRPPEWRDALARGLRW; this is encoded by the coding sequence GTGAGAATCATCGCAACTGGCGCGACCGGTCAGGTCGGGCGGGAACTTGTGGCCCTCGGCGCCGAGCCACTGACCCGCCGCGAACTCGACCTCACCGGGGGTAGCAGAGACACCGTCATGACCGCGGCCCGCCGGCTCTTCGACGGGGCGGACGCCGTCATCCACACCGCGGCCTTCACCGCCGTCGACGCGGCCGAGGACCCGTCGAACGCGGCCGAGGTCACCGCGGTCAACGCCGTCGCCCCCGGCCTGCTGGCCCGGGCCGCCCGGGAGGTCGGGGCCCGGTTCCTCCACGTCTCCACCGACTATGTCTTCTCCGGCCGGCCCGCCGGGGACCGGCCGTGGCGGGTCGATGACCCGGTGCGTCCGGTGAATGTCTACGGGGCGACGAAGGAGCAGGGTGAGCGGGGTGTGCTCGACGCCGGCGGGACGGTGGTGCGCACGTCCTGGGTGTGGTCGGGTCCCGCGGCACCGGGCAAGGATTTCGTCACGACGATGGCCGAGCTCGCCGGGCGCGGGGTGGATCCGCAGGTCGTGGACGACCAGACGGGGCGTCCCACCTACGCACCGGATCTCGCCGCGGGACTGTGGGATCTTGTACGGCGTCCGGACGCCGCCACGCCGGGCATCCTCAACTACACGAACTCCGGGGAGCCGGTGACCTGGTGCGGCCTCGCCCGCGCCGTGTTCGCGGGACTGGGCCACGATCCGGAGCGGGTGCGGCCCTGCACGACGGCGGAGTACCCGACACCGGCGCCGCGTCCGGAATGGTCGGTGCTCGACCTCGCCCCGTGGACGGCGGCGGTGGGCCGACCGCCGGAGTGGCGGGACGCGCTGGCCCGTGGTTTACGGTGGTAG
- a CDS encoding LCP family protein, producing MSDSTGGRHSRRSRDSGDPHDQRGAGTPRGDRRSRNSSSASDSRTPGTRTPRTVAGDGAALVHRQLGPTPVKVVLAIVAVLLLVTGGYAYSAIGRLDSNINQAGGLNLGDQKDGATDILLVGIDSRTDAKGNPLSQEQIDMLRAGEADTTSTDTMILIRIPNDGSSATAVSLPRDSYVDGGDELGNTKLNGVYGGTKFMKKDELEQEAAAEGREPDEKSIDEKSTQAGREALIHSVGNLTGITVDHYAEVGLLGFQMLTDAVGGVDVCLNNPVDEPLSGANFPAGRQTLDGQDALSFVRQRHDLPRGDLDRITRQQAYLASLSNKILSSKTLTDHGMLDRLNKAIESSVTIDSGWDIMNLATQMQNLSGGNVTFQTIPVTSIDGTSDDGEQSVVTVDPEQVHKFFEDLLGEDGDSSDSSDSSGSSGSSESADDNIPDYDPAETTVNIFNGGSVDGLASRVGDLVSDRGFAMGEVGNHDESGVSESQVNVADTSDPAARDLAKRLGGLEVVQDSSLAPGTVSVTLANDYSGPGATADDTRTLDSSTSGSSDSSGSGSSSGSGSGSSSGSVGTPGTMGDTSTEENKDPIDAGGDGLMCVN from the coding sequence ATGAGCGACTCCACCGGAGGCCGCCACTCCAGGCGCTCCCGTGATTCCGGCGACCCCCACGATCAGCGGGGCGCGGGCACGCCCCGGGGCGACCGGCGCTCCCGGAACAGTTCCTCCGCGTCGGACAGTCGCACCCCGGGCACCCGCACCCCCCGCACCGTCGCCGGGGACGGTGCCGCCCTCGTCCACCGCCAGCTCGGCCCCACCCCGGTCAAGGTCGTCCTCGCGATCGTCGCGGTCCTCCTGCTCGTGACCGGCGGCTACGCCTATTCCGCCATCGGCCGGCTCGACAGCAACATCAACCAGGCCGGGGGTCTCAACCTCGGCGACCAAAAGGACGGCGCCACCGATATCCTCCTCGTCGGTATTGACTCGCGGACCGACGCCAAGGGCAACCCGCTGTCCCAGGAGCAGATCGACATGCTGCGTGCCGGTGAGGCGGACACCACCAGCACCGACACGATGATCCTCATCCGGATCCCCAATGACGGCTCCTCCGCCACCGCAGTCTCCCTGCCGCGCGACAGTTACGTCGACGGTGGCGACGAGCTGGGCAACACCAAGCTCAACGGTGTCTACGGCGGAACGAAGTTCATGAAGAAGGACGAACTCGAGCAGGAGGCCGCCGCCGAGGGCAGGGAGCCTGACGAGAAGTCCATCGACGAGAAGTCCACCCAGGCCGGCCGAGAGGCCCTCATCCACTCCGTCGGCAACCTCACCGGCATCACCGTTGACCACTATGCCGAAGTCGGTCTCCTGGGGTTCCAGATGCTGACTGACGCCGTCGGCGGCGTGGACGTCTGCCTCAACAACCCGGTCGACGAGCCGCTGTCCGGTGCGAACTTCCCGGCGGGCCGGCAGACCCTCGATGGCCAGGACGCCCTGAGCTTCGTCCGGCAGCGCCACGATCTCCCCCGTGGTGACCTCGACCGCATCACCCGGCAGCAGGCCTACCTGGCGAGCCTGTCGAACAAGATCCTGAGCTCGAAGACCCTCACAGACCACGGAATGCTCGACAGACTCAATAAAGCAATCGAGAGTTCGGTGACGATCGACTCCGGCTGGGACATCATGAACCTGGCCACCCAGATGCAGAATCTCTCCGGCGGCAATGTCACCTTCCAGACCATCCCGGTCACCAGCATCGACGGCACCAGCGACGACGGCGAACAGTCCGTGGTCACCGTCGACCCCGAGCAGGTGCACAAGTTCTTCGAGGATCTGCTCGGCGAGGACGGCGACTCCTCCGACAGCTCCGACTCCTCGGGCTCTTCCGGATCCTCGGAGTCTGCGGACGACAACATCCCGGACTACGACCCGGCCGAGACCACGGTCAACATCTTCAACGGCGGCAGTGTCGACGGTCTGGCCTCCCGCGTCGGCGACCTCGTTTCCGACCGGGGCTTCGCCATGGGCGAGGTCGGCAACCACGACGAGTCGGGGGTCTCCGAGAGCCAGGTCAACGTCGCAGACACCAGCGACCCGGCGGCCCGGGACCTGGCGAAGCGGCTCGGTGGCCTGGAGGTCGTCCAGGACAGCAGCCTCGCCCCCGGCACCGTCAGCGTGACCCTCGCCAACGACTACTCCGGCCCCGGTGCGACCGCGGACGACACCCGCACGCTCGACAGCTCCACGTCCGGCAGCAGCGACAGCTCCGGGTCCGGCAGCAGCAGCGGATCCGGGTCCGGCAGCAGCAGCGGCTCCGTCGGCACCCCGGGCACCATGGGGGACACCAGCACCGAGGAGAACAAGGACCCGATCGACGCCGGCGGCGACGGACTCATGTGCGTCAACTGA
- a CDS encoding glycosyltransferase family 2 protein, whose protein sequence is MNDSAAPIGIVTVTYSPGEYLTRFLDSVPGATDRGAVVVMADNGSTDGAPEAAEAKYSFAELLHTGGNIGYGAGMDRGIDTLRARRAAGEIDDEFVVIVNPDVVFHPGAVDELIAAAERHPRAGAVGPLIHEVDGSVYPSARAVPTLVSGIGHALLGKVWKDNPFSRRYRDDADMTRERTSGWLSGSCQLLRWDAFDAIGGFDERYFMYMEDMDLGDRLARSGRENIFTPAAEITHAQGHSASAHPEITVPAHHESAYRFQADRLDARWQAPVRWVLWAGLKVRCAVALWSAQRALRTGQAERN, encoded by the coding sequence GTGAATGACAGCGCAGCGCCGATCGGCATCGTGACCGTGACCTACTCCCCGGGGGAGTACCTCACCCGGTTCCTGGACTCCGTCCCGGGGGCCACCGACCGGGGGGCGGTGGTCGTGATGGCGGACAACGGGTCGACCGACGGCGCCCCGGAGGCCGCGGAGGCGAAGTACAGCTTCGCCGAGCTGCTGCACACCGGCGGAAACATCGGCTACGGGGCGGGCATGGACCGGGGGATCGACACACTGCGGGCGCGCCGGGCCGCCGGGGAGATCGACGACGAGTTCGTCGTCATCGTCAACCCGGACGTCGTCTTCCACCCCGGGGCTGTCGACGAACTCATCGCGGCGGCGGAACGCCACCCGCGCGCCGGGGCGGTCGGCCCGCTGATCCACGAGGTCGACGGGTCGGTGTACCCGTCGGCACGGGCGGTGCCGACCCTGGTCTCCGGTATCGGGCATGCCCTGCTGGGCAAGGTGTGGAAGGACAACCCGTTCAGCCGCCGGTACCGCGACGACGCGGACATGACCCGGGAACGGACCTCCGGGTGGTTGTCGGGCTCCTGCCAGCTGCTGCGCTGGGACGCCTTTGACGCGATCGGCGGCTTCGACGAGCGGTACTTCATGTACATGGAGGACATGGACCTGGGGGACCGGCTGGCCCGTTCGGGCCGGGAGAACATCTTCACCCCGGCGGCGGAGATCACCCACGCCCAGGGGCATTCGGCTTCGGCCCACCCGGAGATCACGGTGCCGGCGCACCACGAGAGTGCCTACCGGTTCCAGGCGGACCGGCTGGACGCCCGGTGGCAGGCTCCGGTGCGGTGGGTGCTGTGGGCGGGGCTGAAGGTCCGGTGTGCGGTCGCGCTGTGGTCGGCACAGCGGGCGCTGAGAACAGGGCAGGCAGAGCGCAACTAG
- a CDS encoding VanZ family protein: MPAPRVPRTIPGTVGRRRPAPGRTRWTWTALVGYVGVVVALTCLKSFYSIGLLWKPENQRTRELRLVPFGIIHDSSTTFGAAFDILGNVAFFVPVGLLLMNLTRRLWLTVGVAAAASVLIEVTQYIFLLGRSDVTDVLCNTAGALVGAVVSWLFLRGSSTLARRWATVVTAVTLVAVVVFAALVLLGPVLGNPAEVAG; encoded by the coding sequence ATGCCTGCCCCACGTGTCCCGCGCACGATCCCCGGCACGGTCGGGCGCCGCCGGCCCGCACCCGGCCGGACGCGGTGGACCTGGACCGCACTCGTCGGCTACGTCGGCGTGGTGGTGGCGCTGACGTGCCTGAAGTCCTTCTACTCGATCGGGCTGCTGTGGAAGCCGGAGAACCAGCGCACCCGCGAGCTGCGGCTCGTGCCGTTCGGGATCATCCACGATTCGTCGACGACCTTCGGCGCCGCCTTCGACATCCTCGGCAATGTCGCCTTCTTCGTGCCGGTCGGACTGCTGCTGATGAATCTCACCCGCCGGCTGTGGCTGACCGTGGGCGTGGCCGCGGCGGCCAGTGTGCTCATCGAGGTGACGCAGTACATCTTCCTGCTGGGGCGCAGCGATGTCACTGACGTGCTGTGCAACACCGCCGGCGCCCTGGTCGGCGCGGTCGTGTCGTGGCTGTTCCTGCGGGGCTCGTCGACACTGGCGCGCAGGTGGGCGACGGTGGTCACCGCGGTCACTCTGGTGGCTGTGGTGGTGTTCGCCGCGCTGGTGCTCCTCGGCCCGGTGCTCGGGAATCCGGCGGAGGTCGCCGGGTAG
- a CDS encoding bifunctional ADP-dependent NAD(P)H-hydrate dehydratase/NAD(P)H-hydrate epimerase, translating into MDSSTVYTVDQIRQAETPLLDAETRTDELMQSAAAGVSAAARMMLTRTPVNPRATRILLAVGGGGNGGDALYAGRDLLAEGWSVDAVLLGRDRTTGEVRAQQTALDAFTGAGGQVVDFDDLWADRPAPYRLLIDGILGMGGAGGVWPEAAVVLDMADRWMVPLLSVDVPSGIDADTGATPDPVEATDPLVGAAMPFPSHAVADVTVTFGGWRRAHAVSAWCGQVLLADPALDSGDSIGDRLAEIDRWSSRGPGVHVGFSLAVIPAPDARHVRGGLDHGGRWDPAIPVESGLVEPDLHAAQLEGPTEPGPDDDKYTGGVVGICAGSSTYPGAGVLATTGAVRTTSAMVRYVGGGAPEVLRATPEVIWSPTVAETGRVQAWAVGPGRGTGELAAAELATLLDRPEPLLIDADALTLLAERAELRDKLIARSPGEQGAQRDDRVTLLTPHAGEFRRLAAAVDAGIPDPDEDRIAATVALAEALHCAVLLKGRHTVVVDRARAGRDGDNPSTRVICVDAGTSWGATPGSGDVLSGITGALLAEHAARYPRVAFPAARAVALHSLAAAVAAETPDGYAPTSASRIADAVPRAWARSGPATTRRSTAS; encoded by the coding sequence ATGGACAGCTCCACCGTCTACACCGTCGACCAGATCCGCCAGGCCGAGACACCGCTGCTGGATGCCGAGACCCGCACCGATGAACTCATGCAGTCCGCCGCCGCCGGGGTCTCCGCCGCCGCCCGGATGATGCTGACCCGCACCCCGGTGAACCCCCGGGCGACGCGCATCCTGCTCGCCGTCGGTGGCGGCGGCAACGGCGGGGACGCCCTCTACGCCGGCCGGGACCTGCTCGCCGAGGGGTGGTCGGTGGACGCCGTGCTGCTGGGCCGCGACCGGACCACCGGGGAGGTACGGGCACAGCAGACCGCGCTGGACGCCTTCACCGGGGCCGGGGGACAGGTGGTCGACTTTGACGACCTGTGGGCCGACCGGCCCGCCCCGTACCGGCTGCTCATCGACGGGATCCTCGGCATGGGCGGGGCCGGCGGGGTGTGGCCGGAGGCGGCGGTGGTGCTGGACATGGCCGACCGCTGGATGGTCCCGCTGCTGTCGGTCGACGTGCCCTCCGGCATCGACGCGGACACCGGTGCCACCCCCGACCCGGTGGAGGCGACCGACCCGCTGGTGGGAGCCGCCATGCCGTTCCCGTCCCATGCCGTCGCCGACGTCACCGTCACCTTCGGCGGCTGGCGGCGGGCCCATGCGGTCAGCGCCTGGTGCGGGCAGGTGTTGCTCGCCGACCCCGCCCTGGACTCCGGGGACTCGATCGGTGACCGGCTCGCGGAGATCGACCGGTGGTCGTCGCGGGGGCCGGGCGTCCACGTCGGCTTCTCGCTGGCGGTCATCCCTGCCCCGGACGCCCGGCACGTGCGCGGGGGTCTCGACCACGGCGGCCGGTGGGACCCCGCCATCCCGGTGGAGTCCGGCCTGGTCGAACCCGACCTGCACGCCGCGCAGCTGGAGGGACCCACCGAGCCCGGCCCCGACGACGACAAGTACACCGGCGGGGTGGTGGGGATCTGTGCGGGTTCCTCGACCTATCCGGGGGCCGGGGTGCTGGCCACCACCGGTGCGGTCCGGACGACGAGTGCGATGGTGCGCTACGTCGGCGGTGGCGCCCCCGAGGTGCTGCGCGCGACCCCGGAGGTCATCTGGTCGCCGACGGTCGCCGAGACCGGCCGGGTGCAGGCCTGGGCCGTCGGACCGGGGCGGGGGACCGGGGAGCTCGCCGCCGCCGAACTCGCCACGCTGCTGGACCGGCCCGAGCCGCTGCTCATCGACGCCGACGCCCTGACCCTGCTCGCCGAGCGGGCAGAACTGCGGGACAAACTCATCGCCCGGTCACCGGGGGAGCAGGGGGCACAGCGTGATGACCGGGTGACCCTGCTGACCCCGCACGCCGGGGAGTTCCGGCGGTTGGCCGCTGCGGTGGACGCCGGCATCCCCGACCCGGACGAGGACCGGATCGCCGCGACGGTGGCCCTGGCTGAGGCGCTGCACTGTGCGGTGCTGCTCAAGGGCCGGCACACCGTCGTGGTGGACCGGGCGCGGGCCGGACGGGACGGTGACAACCCCTCGACCCGGGTGATCTGCGTGGATGCGGGGACCTCCTGGGGTGCGACGCCGGGCTCTGGTGACGTGCTCTCCGGGATCACGGGTGCGCTGCTGGCCGAACACGCCGCACGGTACCCGCGGGTGGCCTTCCCGGCGGCGCGGGCCGTGGCACTGCACTCGCTGGCCGCGGCGGTCGCCGCGGAGACCCCCGACGGTTATGCGCCGACCTCGGCGTCCCGTATCGCGGATGCCGTGCCGCGGGCCTGGGCGCGCAGCGGCCCCGCCACCACCCGGCGCAGCACCGCGTCCTGA
- a CDS encoding TIGR03089 family protein: MDLMAPFLAADPASPRITTYTDRGRMELSAATAANWAAKGGNLVAGELGLMPGDTVAVDAPADWLPAALVLGCWRAGVAVCSPASPAFGDAAALVTTDPDAHPDFTGEVLALSTDPFGRGVAESGGEVPFGVTDLSPELRVQGDRYAGPESGAGEVLLRDASGAALTGADLQARAAARFGQDAVRAVSPAWSDTDGLVDRLLPLFVGGSVVVSTDGAAARLAHLAEVERGTVAD; this comes from the coding sequence ATGGATCTCATGGCGCCCTTTCTCGCGGCGGACCCGGCGTCCCCCCGCATCACGACGTACACCGACCGCGGGCGGATGGAACTGTCGGCGGCGACGGCGGCGAACTGGGCGGCGAAGGGCGGCAATCTCGTCGCCGGGGAGCTGGGGCTGATGCCCGGGGACACGGTCGCGGTGGATGCGCCGGCCGACTGGCTGCCCGCCGCGCTGGTGCTCGGCTGCTGGCGGGCCGGAGTGGCGGTGTGTTCACCGGCCTCCCCCGCGTTCGGGGACGCCGCGGCGCTGGTCACCACGGATCCGGACGCGCACCCCGACTTCACCGGTGAGGTGCTCGCCCTGTCCACCGACCCGTTCGGCCGGGGGGTGGCGGAATCCGGCGGCGAGGTGCCGTTCGGGGTGACCGACCTGTCGCCGGAGCTGCGGGTGCAGGGCGACCGCTACGCCGGCCCGGAGTCCGGGGCCGGCGAGGTGCTGCTGCGGGACGCCTCGGGTGCCGCGCTCACCGGTGCGGACCTGCAGGCCCGGGCGGCGGCACGGTTCGGGCAGGACGCCGTGCGTGCGGTCTCCCCCGCCTGGTCGGACACCGACGGTCTCGTCGACCGGCTGCTCCCGCTGTTCGTCGGCGGATCGGTGGTCGTCAGCACCGACGGTGCCGCGGCCCGGCTGGCC